In one Mus caroli chromosome 14, CAROLI_EIJ_v1.1, whole genome shotgun sequence genomic region, the following are encoded:
- the LOC110309947 gene encoding beta-defensin 109-like has translation MRLYLLLSTLFFLLDLLPQVRSGLGASETLCVSLQGTCRRDICKLIEDEIGACRRRWKCCRLWWILIPIPTPVIFSDYQEPLQSKVK, from the exons ATGAGACTGTATCTGCTCCTCTCTACTCTATTCTTCCTCTTGGACCTTTTACCCCAAG TTAGAAGCGGTTTAGGTGCGTCCGAGACGCTCTGCGTCAGTTTGCAGGGCACGTGCAGAAGAGACATTTGCAAACTGATAGAAGACGAGATCGGTGCTTGCCGGAGAAGATGGAAATGTTGCAGGCTGTGGTGGATTCTCATACCTATTCCAACGCCAGTTATCTTCTCAGACTATCAAGAACCCCTCCAGTCTAAGGTGAAGTAA